In Acidovorax sp. 106, the following proteins share a genomic window:
- a CDS encoding GNAT family N-acetyltransferase produces MSSIQVRPATLRDAKAIAQIHTVSAQEAYKGLVPDEQLKSMSVEKRQAYWREAIEYCEPQVQVAVDGEKIVGFVGYDRSRDEKSRPTTGEIWAIYAAPTHWNQGVGLALWDAARDGLQEEGCTNVTAWVPLRNERALRFHEMAGFKRELSTAKTAVIGGVKIEEVRLKRPING; encoded by the coding sequence ATGTCCAGTATCCAGGTTCGTCCCGCCACGCTTCGCGATGCAAAAGCCATTGCCCAGATCCACACTGTCTCTGCTCAAGAGGCCTACAAAGGACTGGTGCCAGACGAGCAATTGAAATCCATGTCGGTCGAAAAGCGCCAGGCCTACTGGCGCGAGGCCATTGAATATTGCGAGCCACAGGTGCAAGTGGCCGTGGACGGCGAGAAGATCGTCGGCTTCGTCGGTTACGACCGCTCGCGCGATGAAAAATCCCGTCCCACGACCGGTGAAATCTGGGCCATTTACGCCGCCCCTACGCATTGGAACCAAGGCGTGGGCCTGGCCCTGTGGGATGCCGCCCGTGATGGCCTGCAAGAAGAGGGCTGCACCAATGTCACCGCCTGGGTGCCGCTGCGCAATGAGCGCGCGCTGCGCTTTCACGAGATGGCAGGTTTCAAGCGCGAGCTGTCCACGGCCAAAACGGCTGTGATCGGCGGCGTGAAGATCGAAGAAGTGCGCCTGAAGCGCCCTATCAACGGCTGA